In Lathamus discolor isolate bLatDis1 chromosome 1, bLatDis1.hap1, whole genome shotgun sequence, the following are encoded in one genomic region:
- the HPGD gene encoding 15-hydroxyprostaglandin dehydrogenase [NAD(+)] isoform X3: protein MRKGNGGDGGVIINISSLAGLMPAAFQPVYCATKHGVIGFTRSIALAANMENYGVRLNTICPGFVNTPILQSIDKEENMGQYYSYKDEIKNMMQFYGVMDPSRIAEGLITIIEDDTLNGEVMKITASQGIHFQQYSQTPFTSKR, encoded by the exons ATGAGAAAAGGAAACGGAGGTGATGGAGGAGTAATCATTAATATCTCATCTTTGGCAG gactCATGCCTGCTGCATTTCAGCCTGTGTATTGTGCTACAAAGCATGGTGTAATTGGATTCACACGGTCAATAGCA ttagCTGCTAATATGGAAAACTATGGTGTAAGACTCAACACAATTTGTCCAGGATTCGTCAACACACCAATTCTTCAGTCAATAGATAAAGAAGAGAATATGGGACAATATTATTCATATAAGGATGAAATCAAAAATATGATGCAATTCTATGGCGTGATGGA ccCATCAAGAATAGCTGAGGGACTGATAACAATTATTGAAGATGATACTCTAAATGGAGAAGTTATGAAGATTACAGCATCCCAAGGGATTCATTTTCAACAATACAGCCAAACACCTTTTACATCAAAGAGATAA
- the HPGD gene encoding 15-hydroxyprostaglandin dehydrogenase [NAD(+)] isoform X1 produces the protein MHVNGKVALVTGGAQGIGRAFVQALLGKGAKVALLDRNSEAGQESKAALDEQFEAQRTVFIQCDVTDPEQLKGAFKKVIEHFGRLDIVVNNAGVNNEKDWESTIQINLTSVIRGTYLGLEYMRKGNGGDGGVIINISSLAGLMPAAFQPVYCATKHGVIGFTRSIALAANMENYGVRLNTICPGFVNTPILQSIDKEENMGQYYSYKDEIKNMMQFYGVMDPSRIAEGLITIIEDDTLNGEVMKITASQGIHFQQYSQTPFTSKR, from the exons ATGCACGTCAATGGGAAGGTGGCTCTGGTCACAGGCGGGGCGCAGGGCATCGGCCGGGCTTTCGTCCAGGCGCTGCTGGGCAAGGGCGCCAAG GTGGCCCTGCTGGACCGCAACTCCGAGGCTGGGCAGGAGAGCAAGGCGGCCCTGGACGAGCAGTTTGAAGCGCAGAGGACGGTGTTCATCCAGTGCGACGTTACGGACCCGGAGCAGCTGAAAG GTGCTTTCAAAAAAGTAATTGAACATTTTGGAAGGCTGGATATTGTGGTTAATAATGCTGGAGTGAACAATGAGAAGGACTGGGAAAGCACTATACAAATTAACTTG ACATCTGTGATTAGAGGAACCTACCTTGGCCTAGAATACATGAGAAAAGGAAACGGAGGTGATGGAGGAGTAATCATTAATATCTCATCTTTGGCAG gactCATGCCTGCTGCATTTCAGCCTGTGTATTGTGCTACAAAGCATGGTGTAATTGGATTCACACGGTCAATAGCA ttagCTGCTAATATGGAAAACTATGGTGTAAGACTCAACACAATTTGTCCAGGATTCGTCAACACACCAATTCTTCAGTCAATAGATAAAGAAGAGAATATGGGACAATATTATTCATATAAGGATGAAATCAAAAATATGATGCAATTCTATGGCGTGATGGA ccCATCAAGAATAGCTGAGGGACTGATAACAATTATTGAAGATGATACTCTAAATGGAGAAGTTATGAAGATTACAGCATCCCAAGGGATTCATTTTCAACAATACAGCCAAACACCTTTTACATCAAAGAGATAA
- the HPGD gene encoding 15-hydroxyprostaglandin dehydrogenase [NAD(+)] isoform X4 yields the protein MHVNGKVALVTGGAQGIGRAFVQALLGKGAKVALLDRNSEAGQESKAALDEQFEAQRTVFIQCDVTDPEQLKGAFKKVIEHFGRLDIVVNNAGVNNEKDWESTIQINLTSVIRGTYLGLEYMRKGNGGDGGVIINISSLAVSC from the exons ATGCACGTCAATGGGAAGGTGGCTCTGGTCACAGGCGGGGCGCAGGGCATCGGCCGGGCTTTCGTCCAGGCGCTGCTGGGCAAGGGCGCCAAG GTGGCCCTGCTGGACCGCAACTCCGAGGCTGGGCAGGAGAGCAAGGCGGCCCTGGACGAGCAGTTTGAAGCGCAGAGGACGGTGTTCATCCAGTGCGACGTTACGGACCCGGAGCAGCTGAAAG GTGCTTTCAAAAAAGTAATTGAACATTTTGGAAGGCTGGATATTGTGGTTAATAATGCTGGAGTGAACAATGAGAAGGACTGGGAAAGCACTATACAAATTAACTTG ACATCTGTGATTAGAGGAACCTACCTTGGCCTAGAATACATGAGAAAAGGAAACGGAGGTGATGGAGGAGTAATCATTAATATCTCATCTTTGGCAG ttagCTGCTAA
- the HPGD gene encoding 15-hydroxyprostaglandin dehydrogenase [NAD(+)] isoform X2, producing MHVNGKVALVTGGAQGIGRAFVQALLGKGAKVALLDRNSEAGQESKAALDEQFEAQRTVFIQCDVTDPEQLKGAFKKVIEHFGRLDIVVNNAGVNNEKDWESTIQINLTSVIRGTYLGLEYMRKGNGGDGGVIINISSLAEREKAIGCPPFNSIGAQL from the exons ATGCACGTCAATGGGAAGGTGGCTCTGGTCACAGGCGGGGCGCAGGGCATCGGCCGGGCTTTCGTCCAGGCGCTGCTGGGCAAGGGCGCCAAG GTGGCCCTGCTGGACCGCAACTCCGAGGCTGGGCAGGAGAGCAAGGCGGCCCTGGACGAGCAGTTTGAAGCGCAGAGGACGGTGTTCATCCAGTGCGACGTTACGGACCCGGAGCAGCTGAAAG GTGCTTTCAAAAAAGTAATTGAACATTTTGGAAGGCTGGATATTGTGGTTAATAATGCTGGAGTGAACAATGAGAAGGACTGGGAAAGCACTATACAAATTAACTTG ACATCTGTGATTAGAGGAACCTACCTTGGCCTAGAATACATGAGAAAAGGAAACGGAGGTGATGGAGGAGTAATCATTAATATCTCATCTTTGGCAG aaagggagaaagcaaTAGGATGTCCTCCATTCAACTCCATAGGAGCACAACTGTAG